A genomic window from Verrucomicrobiales bacterium includes:
- a CDS encoding PQQ-binding-like beta-propeller repeat protein: protein MRVSGSESPIASTAAVLLGAILLAGWTSSVQADDWPMFRGNPSLTGISTNRLPNKLTKLWEFKTGGAVKSSPAIAQGKVYVGSLDQKVYALDLRTGAKAWEFKTEGGVESSPLVLEGRVYVGSEDTHLYALNAKTGALDWKFATGDKILGGPNWVASPKPGEKWILAGSYDFKLYCLEAATGKSNWVYESSNYINGTPAVSEGKTVFGGCDALIHVISLTNGSKIKEFEAGAYIAGSSALVGKYAYVGHYENEFLCFDLEKGTNIWSFKDRNFPYFSSPAVTADRVIFGGRDKRLHCLKRSDGTSVWTFATRGKVDSSPVVSHDKVVVGSDDGFLYLVSLADGKEIWSYEIGQAVGSSPAIAEGRIIVGSEDGRIYCFGTP from the coding sequence ATGAGAGTGTCTGGTTCTGAGTCTCCGATCGCTTCGACCGCCGCAGTGCTCTTAGGGGCAATCTTGCTGGCTGGTTGGACTTCCTCCGTTCAGGCTGACGATTGGCCGATGTTCCGCGGCAACCCTTCCCTGACGGGCATCTCCACCAACCGCTTACCCAACAAGCTAACGAAGCTCTGGGAGTTCAAAACGGGGGGTGCGGTGAAGTCCTCCCCCGCGATAGCCCAAGGGAAGGTTTACGTAGGCTCCCTGGATCAAAAGGTTTACGCGCTGGACCTCCGAACGGGGGCCAAGGCGTGGGAGTTCAAGACCGAAGGAGGAGTCGAATCTTCCCCGCTGGTGCTGGAAGGCAGAGTCTATGTCGGATCGGAAGACACCCACCTGTACGCCCTGAATGCCAAGACCGGGGCGCTGGACTGGAAATTCGCCACCGGCGACAAGATTCTCGGTGGGCCCAACTGGGTTGCCTCACCCAAGCCAGGTGAGAAATGGATCCTGGCGGGGAGCTACGACTTCAAACTGTACTGCCTCGAGGCTGCCACCGGAAAGAGCAACTGGGTGTACGAAAGCAGCAATTACATCAATGGCACTCCGGCAGTGTCCGAAGGAAAAACGGTGTTCGGCGGGTGCGATGCGCTCATTCACGTCATCTCCCTCACCAACGGATCCAAAATCAAGGAATTCGAGGCCGGGGCCTACATAGCGGGATCTTCCGCCCTGGTCGGGAAATACGCCTACGTGGGACATTACGAAAACGAATTCCTCTGCTTCGACCTGGAGAAGGGCACCAACATTTGGAGCTTTAAGGACCGTAACTTCCCTTATTTCTCCTCGCCGGCGGTCACCGCGGACCGCGTCATCTTTGGCGGCAGGGACAAGCGCCTCCACTGCCTGAAGCGTTCCGATGGCACCTCCGTCTGGACCTTCGCCACGCGTGGAAAGGTCGACAGTTCCCCGGTGGTGTCCCACGACAAGGTGGTGGTGGGATCCGATGACGGCTTCCTTTACCTGGTGTCCCTGGCGGATGGCAAAGAGATCTGGTCCTACGAGATCGGCCAGGCGGTCGGCAGCTCCCCCGCCATCGCGGAGGGGCGGATCATCGTGGGGTCGGAGGATGGTCGCATCTATTGCTTCGGAACCCCATGA